A window of Aurantibacillus circumpalustris genomic DNA:
GGTTTATTCTTATCAAGCTGTAATTAATAGGGAGTTTTCTTTAAAATTTGGCCTTCAAGCAACTTATATGCAAAAATCTCTTGATGTTCAAAATCTCCATTTCGGAGATATGATTGATGCAAGACGTGGTTTTGTTTGGAATACCAGAGAAGCATTGCCTTCTCAAAATAAAAGTAATGCAGATTTCTCGGTTGGTGTTTTAGGATATAGTAAAAATTATTTCTTTGGATTTGCAGCGCATCATCTTAACCAACCTGATGAAGGGTTGTTAGGAAGCTCTAAGTTACCAGCGAAATTCACTGTGCATGCGGGTGCTATTATAACTTTGGAAAAAGGGAATGAAAGTTACCTCTCTCCTAATATCTTATTTCAATCTCAACAAAAATTTAATCAACTTAACTTAGGACTTTATTATGTTAAAGGACCATTTGTTGCAGGATTATGGTACAGAAATGCCGATGCTGTAATTGCATTGATTGGAATTAAGAATGATAATTTTCAAGCGGGCTATAGTTATGACGTAACTGTCTCAAAATTAGCAGGTAACACTGCTGGAGCGCACGAAATTTCGATTCAAATTAAGTTTGAATGTAAAACAAAACGGAAAAAATACAGGACTATTAGTTGTCCTTCTTTTTAACTATATTTGTAACCTTTTAGTAAATATAACGTTATAGCGTTTAATCATTGTCTTGTAATTATGAATATAAAATGGATAAAAAACCGTAGATCGCTAGCTTTTATTATGGCAGTTATCGTGGTTTCGTGCTCTCAGGAACGCTCTCCAGTGACTGGATGGGCTTATAATGACCCTGCAAACGGTGGTTTTGAGAAGCCGCCATATGAAGAGCAGGAAACTGGTCCTGGTCTTGTGCTTATCGAAGGTGGTACCTTTACTATGGGGCGTACAGAAAACGATGTTACCTATGAGTGGAATAATGTACCTCGAAGAGTGACGATATCTTCCTTTTATATGGATGAAACTGAAGTAAGTAATCTTTCTTATCTTGAATATTTATTTTGGACAAATAAGGTTTTTGGACCTGTTTTTCCAGATATTTACTACAAAGCGTTGCCCGATACGCTTGTTTGGCGTGAAAAATTGGCTTACAATGAGCCTTATGTAGAATATTACCTTCGTCATCCAGCTTATCGCGATTACCCTGTTGTGGGTGTAAATTGGTTACAAGCTAACGAATTTTGTGCTTGGAGAACGGATCGTGTTAATGAGTTTATTCTTATTCGCGAGGGTTTATTGGAACATACTCAAGCACCTTCTGATCAAGATTATTTCAGTACTGAAGCTTATCTTTCAGGAAAATGGCAAGGTCAGTTAAAAACCAAGCTTCCTTCATTTGACGGTCAAAACCCTGAGCGTGATGTTAAAATGGAAGACGGGATATTTTTACCAAAATACAGACTTCCAACAGAGGCTGAATGGGAATTCGCTGCTTATGGTTTAATTGGAAACACAATTGGAGAACGTATTACAGATCGTCGTATTTACCCATGGAATGGTCACGGCGTGCGTAATGCTACCGATAAATATTTAGGACAAATCAATGCGAATTTTGTAAGAGGGGCTGGTGACTACATGGGTACAGCTGGTTTCTTAAATGATAATGCTGACGTAACTGCTCCAGTATATAGCTACTGGCCTAATGATTATGGCTTATATAACATGTCAGGAAATGTATGTGAGTGGGTAATGGACGTTTATCGTCCAAATACACTTCAGGATGCGGATGAATTCCGTCCTTTCCGTGGTAATGTTTTTAGTACTCAGGTACGTGATAGTACTACTCTTGTTGGTGGTTTAGGTGGTGAGATTATGACAAATGTTGACGGACCAATTTACCAAAAATTCACGCATAAAGTTAATAACCCTACACGTCATGGAACGAGTGTTGATCCTATCGAGGTTGTTGATAGTGTTTTAGCGATAATGACTGTTGATCCACAAGGAAACAATAATGCTACGCCAGAAGGAAAATCTGATATTCCAGGTCGTGTTCAATGGAGAGAGGTTTCAAGTGCTGTATCAACAGATAATTTAGATGAGCGTAGAAACTATAAAGCCGCTGATTATATAAATTATATGGACGGTGACGTTAATTCGAGTATTTATTTTGCCGAAGGAGAAGATGCATACACCGAAAAGGCTGCAAAGTTAATGTATGAATATGCTAAAACATCTTTAATTAATGACAAGTCTCGTGTATTTAAAGGAGGTAGCTGGAGAGATCGCGCTTTCTTCTTAGTTCCTGGTACCCGTAGATATTTAGACCAACGCCAAGCTAGTGCATGGTTAGGATTCCGTTGTTCTATGACTCGTGTCGGTAGCCCAGTTGGCTTAGGTAGTAAATAAAAACTTTTAATAAATATTTTAAAACCCTTAGGTGATTGCTTAAGGGTTTTTTTATTTTGCAGAATGGCTCTTCCAATAAGTATTGAAAAACTGTATGAGGTTTATTTAAATTCAGGTCAGAAAATCTGCACCGACACGCGCAAGCTTGAAACAGATGCCATGTTCTTTGCGCTGAAAGGTTCTAATTTTAATGCAAATGAATTTGCACAAAACGCGATAGAAGCAGGATGCAGTGCGGCTGTTGTTGATGATCAAAAATACGTAACCAACGATAAGGTTTTAGTTGTAGAAGATGTTCTATTAACACTTCAACAACTTGCAAATTTTCATAGAAGACAATTCAAAATCCCGTTTTTGGCCATTACCGGTAGTAATGGTAAAACAACGAACAAGGAATTAATAAAAACAGTTCTTTCAAAAAAATACAACACACTCGCAACGATTGGAAATCTTAATAATCACATTGGTGTGCCGCTTACACTTTTGCGTGTAACAGAAAAACATGAATTTGCTATTATAGAAATGGGAGCAAATCATCAGGGTGAAATAGATGCACTGTGCAAAATTGCTGAACCAGATTATGGACTTATTACAAATATTGGTAAGGCTCACCTGGAAGGTTTTGGCGGTATTGAAGGTGTTAAGAAAGGTAAAAGTGAATTATATAAATTTCTAAAAAATAGCAACGCTAAGGCTTTTATTAATGGCGATGATGAGGTTTTGTTTGAGCTGGCGTTCGAGAATGATAAAATAACCTACGGAACTAAAAAGCTTTACGATTTAATTGGCAAAGATTGTACTAATGGGGACAATGTTAGCTTCAAGATGACAACACGTTATGGTGACAAAGATTGGAATAAGCATGAAACAATCCATACACAGATAATAGGAAATTATAATTTTATTAATTGCTTGGCTTCAGCTTGCGTTGGTAATTTTTTTAAGGTAAATGATAAACAAATAAAAGAGGCACTTGAACAGTATGTGCCTGATATGAATCGTTCACAATTAGTGAAGACAAAAAGCAATACAATTATTCTGGATGCTTATAATGCCAATCCTAATAGCATGAAGGTTGCAATTGAAAATTTTGCAACATATAAAGCGGAGAATAAACTACTTTTATTGGGTGATATGTATGAGCTTGGCGAATACAGCATAGAAGAACACCAGAGAATAATTGATTTATTAAAGGAAAAGAAATTTAAAAATGTGATCTTGGTTGGAGAAGAATTTTTTAAACTATCAGAAGGAAACCCGATAGCTATCGGATATAAAAATTTTAGAACAACATTGGAATGTAAAGATTATCTTCAAAAAGCTAAAGTATCAGAGAATACGGTGTTAATAAAGGGTTCTAGAGGAATGAAAATGGAAATTTTACAAGAGGTATTATAAATTATGAGCTATTTCAAAAAAAACAAATTAATTGGGTTTATTATTATTGCAATGATTTTGGGTCTAATACTAGGCTATATCATTAATCTATCAATTGATAGCAATGCATTTAAATACGATAGGTCGTTGACGGAACAGATATCAAATCCGACTATAAAAAAGCAAGTCGAAAAAAGTCTCACTAAATACGAAGTTCATCAATTAAGCGAGATTAAAAAAAGTGTAGCGTCTAATTTTTCAATACTAAGTGATATTTTTCTTAATCTAATAAAAATGATTATCGCTCCACTTGTTTTAGCAGTGCTCGTTATGGGTGTTGCCAAGGTGGGCGATTTTAAAAGCGTTGGGAGAATTGGTTTAAAAACGATTGTTTATTTTACAAGTGCAACATTAATTGCATTGGCTTTGGGCCTTGTAATTGTGAATGTGTTTGAACCTGGCAAAGTACTCCATTTAGAGCGTCCAGAGGCCTCTATTGATGCAGGAATCAAATCTTCTAAACAAACTTCTAAGAATTTTATTGATCATGTAATTCCTGAGAGTATTATTCGTTCTATGGCATCTAACGATATTTTACCTATTGTTGTATTTGCCTTATTTTTTGGTGTGGCAACTGCTGCTGTTGGAGAAATTGGAAAACCAATTATCAAAGCCTTTGATAGTATTGGACACATTATGTTTAAAGTAACGAACTACGTTATGAATTTCGCACCCGTAGGAGTGTTTGGTGCAATAACCGCAGTAGTCATTCAGCAAGGTTTATCAGTTCTTAGTGCATACGGTTACCTGATGCTCTGTTTTTTTGGAGGACTTTTATTTTTTGTTTTTGGAGTTTTATTTGCGATATGTATAATATTTAAAATAAATTATTTCAGATTGATGAAAGATATTAAAGAACCAATTTTACTAGCATTTAGCACAGCAAGCAGTGAGAGCGCCATGCCGCAGACGATTAAAGCTTTAGAGAGTCATGGTATTAGTAATCGCATTGTAAGCTTTGTTTTACCATTAGGTTATTCTTTTAATCTTGATGGTAGCATCATGTACATGACTTTTGCAACTGTATTTATAGCACAGAGCTATGGTATGGATATTTCAGCTGCAGATCAGATAAAAATGATGTTGATTCTGTTAATTACAAGTAAAGGAATGGCAGGAGTTCCCCGTGCCTCGCTCGTAGTAATTGCCGGAATGTTAACAATGTTTAAAATCCCTGTAGAAGGATTATTGTTATTATTGGCTGTCGATCAGTTTCTTGATATGGGTAGGAGTGCTACAAACGTAGTGGGTAATGCGGTTGCGAGTGCAGTAGTTGCCAGACTTGAGGGTGAAAAGTTTTAAATCTGAGTTAATAATTGAGCCCAATCTTTATGTTTTTTTACCGCTAAATAAATGCTAAATTTGCCGTCTTTAAATTAATTGAAGTGGATAAAAAATCGTTAATCGGGCTGGGTTTAATAGCAGCAATTTTAGGTGTGTGGTTGTATTTTAGTGGACCCTCAAAAGAACAAATTGCAAGAAATAAACAAATTAGAGATTCAATTGAAACGGTTCAAAAAGAATATGCGGCAATAGAGGCCGCAAAGATGGCGGCTCTTCCTCCAGTGGTTGCTGATACGCTTAAACAAACCGTTAATTTATCTGAGTCTGATAAATCTATTGCTTTAAACGATAAATACAAAGACTTTGCAATTTCTGCAGTCGGAAAATCTGAAACCTTTGTTATTGAAAACGAAAACGTAAAAGCTACAATTTCTAATAAAGGCGGTCAAATAGAAAAAGTAGAATTAAAAAAATATCATCGCCCGGATGAGACTGGCAGCCTAGTACTGTTTAATAAAGACTCTACAAATTTTTCTTTAAAACTAAATGCTTACGACAGATCTCGTTTGTTTTCAACAGATAGTTTTTATTTTAAATCTGTTTCGCAAACTGCTTCAAGTATTATTTTAAAACTTGAAACGTCCAAACCTGGAAGTTACATGGAGTTCGCATACTCCCTTAAACCAAACGATTATATTGTTGAGTCTGAAATTCGTTTTGTTGGAATGCAAGACATCATCTCTCAAACAGAAGACCAATTGCAACTCAATTGGAGCATGTTATTCCCAAGTCAAGAAAAATATATTGAAAAAGAAAAAAAGGCCGCTACTATTTATTTTAAACAAACTATCAATAGTCCTGATTATATAAATCCTGTGAAGGATGAAGAAAAAGAATTAAGTGAAGCCGATATAAAATGGGTATGCTTTAAACAGCAATTTTTTAATTCGACTATTGTTGCAAATAATTCTTTTAATAAAGCAGGAAGTTTTATAAAATCATCTTCTCGCCCTAATTCAACTACGGTTGTAAAGTCTGTGAAAAGCGAATTAGGTATACCATACAACCATGGCGCAGATGAAAAATTTTCTTATAAATTTTATTTTGGACCAAATCACTATTATACAATTTCGGACTATGGCTGGGAACTTGAGAGCATTATTCCGATGGGTTGGAGCATCTTCAGTTACATTAATAAATGGATGGTTATTCCATTGTTTAATTGGTTAGGATTTATGAATCTAGGAATCGTGATTTTGATTCTAACTATGGTGGTAAAAATTGTATTGCTGCCGATTGCTTATAAAACATATATGAGCGGTGCAAAAATGCGTGTTTTAAAACCGGAAACGGACGCATTGAACGCCAAGTTTGAGAAGAACGCAGATCCAATGAAAAAACAACAAGAACAAATGGCACTTTATCGAAAGGCGGGTGTAAATCCATTGTCTGGTTGCATACCTCTGTTGTTACAATTTCCAATTTTAATCGCCCTGTTCAACTTTATGCCAGCTGCCATAGAGTTACGTCAGCAAGGTTTTTTATGGGCTGACGACTTAAGTACTTTTGATAGCATCTGGAATTTTGGATATGTACCATTTATTAATTGGGCTTATGGAGATCATGTGAGTTTGTTTGCCTTGATGATGTTTGTGAGCACATTGGCCTATACGTATATGAATAGCAGTATGATGCCACAGCAGAATAATCAAATGCCTGGAATGAAATTTATGATGTATTTTATGCCGGTAATATTTTTAGCCGTTATGAATGATTATGCTGCCGGACTTAGCTGGTATTATTTCTTAGCGAATATGTTCACGTTCTTGCAAAACTGGATTATTAAAAAGATTGTGAGCGATCAAAAAATTCGATTGAAGTTAGAAGCGAACATGAAAAAGCCAGCTAAGGTTTCAAATTTTCAGAAACGTTTAGAAGACATGGCTAAACAGAGGCAGCAAGCTGTAAAGAAAAGGTAAAGAATACTTTAACTTTTTACTTGATCACTGGTATTTGTGTTAAAATGTTGCAACTGAAGGCAAAATTCTCTTAATTTGTTGTGTAAAATGTTTAAGAACAAGTATATAAAGATTTCTGTATCGGCCTTTTTGGTGCTTATGGCGCTTTGGGTAGCTACACCAAAGGTTTATATTCATGCTCTTCTACATCACGACCATTCTGCGATTTCAATTGATAAGGAAACAAAAGTAAAATCACATACATCAACCGATGATTGTGATATTGAGAAATATAATAAACCTTCTTACTTTAATTTATTTAAATTCATTTATAGTTTTATTCCATCCAAAGCAAAAAACACGAATAAAATTGCCGAAAAAGCAATTCATTTTAACAGCATTTCTTATGCTATTTCTCTTTTGAGAGGTCCACCAGTTGGACAGTAGTTTCGAGTATTTTTGGCGCCCAATAATTCTATTTGAACCAAATCAAAATTAAATTTATTATAATTATTTTAAAGTGAAAAAAATTCATTCATTTACCTCAGTACTCATGATCGTTTTGCTTCTTTTTCAATTAGTGGAAAAGGTTTCGCATGATTTTGAGCATTTCAGTGATGATCATTGTTCAAAGAAGGATATTCATTTTTGTAAAGCCGAACATACCTGTTCAATTTGTGATTATGTATTTTCTTCGTCAGCGACACCTCCAAATAATGAAGATTTAATTTTTGTAGTCTCAAAGGCAGGTGAAGAAACGAATTCAATCATTGCATTTAATACTTTAATTTCCCCCAAGTTTAAACTCTCTCTCAGAGGCCCTCCGGCTTGCGCTTAAGAGCGTTGTTCAGTTTTCAAATCAGGTAATTTTTATGATCATATTTTATGATCTATCATGTTTATAAAAAAACACATATTCTTATGTGGTCTTTTTTTAATTAGCTTCTTAGTCAAATCGCAGGATTGCAAATTGATATTAAGAGGTGTTATTGAGGACCAGGATAATAGTGAAACTTTAGGATTCGCTGTTGTAAAGCTGCTTAAGCCTGAAATGATCATTCAAACAAATGACAAAGGTGAATTCGTGTTTTCTAATTTGTGTGAGGGTGAGTATCAAATTTTAGTTCAGCACATCGGTTGCAATGACACTCTGTTTACAATAAAACTCAACAAGTCAAAAAAAATTCTTTTGAAACTGCCTCACAGTATGAATAATCTTGATGAGGTGGATATTATGGACAAACGAACTGAGATGAAAAAAACACAAACTGTTGAGCAATTATCAGACGAAGAAATTCAAAAATCTAAAGGTCAGAGTTTGGGAGACGTTCTAAAAAACATAAGTGGCGTAACAACATTAAACACAGGCGCAACTATTTCTAAGCCAATGGTGCATGGTATGCAAGGGTACAGACTTTTGATTTTAAATAATGGTATCAGACAAGAAGGTCAACAATGGGGTAATGAACATGCTCCTGAGATAGATCCATTTATAGCAAAGAAATTTTCCGTGATAAAAGGAGTAGGGGCCATACGTTATGGAAGTGATGCTATTGCCGGTGTTGTTTTGGTTGAACCGAATGAATTACCCGACACTGCCGCTATGACTGGTGAGGTGAATTTAGTTGGTTTGAGTAACGGCCAGACTGGAGCAGTTTCAGGACTTTTGGAAGGTAGTTTCGAAAAACTCAAAGGCTTTAGTTGGCGCTTGCAAGGAAGTATGAAAAAAGGTGGTAACGTTAAAACACCAAACTATTTTCTTGCAAATACTGGTCTGGAAGAAAAAAACTTTTCTTATGCTTTGGGATATCACAGAAAAAAATGGGGAGCTGAAATGTATTACTCTCAGTTTAACTCTGCTATTGGAATTTTTCAAGGTTCACATATTGGAAATTTAACGGACTTAACTAAGGCACTACAACTTAATAAACCAATAGATAGTCTTGCAGCTTTTTCTTTTTCTATTGATCGTCCAAATCAGGTGATTGGACATGAACTCATTAAAGGCTTAACACATTACCATTTTTCTTCTAAGTGGCGAGCGAAAATTCTGTGTGCCTGGCAGTATAATAAACGACAAGAGTTTGACTTACGTCGCTTAACTACTTTAGAGAAAGAAACAGGCAAAGTAGCACCAGATCTTGATTTGGGTATTACTTCACAAACGGCTGATGCAATTTTAGAACACGATAACATAAAAGCGTTTAGAGGAATATTTGGTTTAAGTTATATGAATCAAAAAAACATTTATTCGGGACGTTTTTTTATTCCGAATTACATAAGCAATTCTTTTGGTGTATTTGCAACAGAGCGTTATGTGAAAAGATATATTGAAATGGAAGTTGGAATCCGCTACGATGAAAAGCATTTACAGTCTTATTTCTATGAAGGAAAGGATTGGAAAGAACATCTTAGAACTTTTAAAAATAGCACTTACAATGCCGGTGTAATTTGGAAACCAAATTCAGTGTTTAATTTATTTGTAAATGCAGGATCTGCCTGGCGTGCACCAGCACCTAATGAGTTGTACAGCAATGGCATTCATCAGGGAGCTGCAACAATTGAACGAGGGAATCCTGATTTTAAATCGGAAACCTGTTACAATTTAACAGCTACTGGTATTTATAAAACAAAAAAATTAAATCTAGAGTTGAGTGCTTACTACAATCGTTTTGAGAATTTTATTTATTTAAGTCCGAGTGGTGAATTAGAATTAACCATCCGGGGAGCCTTCCCAGTGTTTGTTTATAAACAAGATAAGGTAAAGATAAGTGGTCTTGATTTTAAATCAAATTATTTAATAAACAACTACTTTTCTTTTGGATTAAAAGGAATGATTGTGAGAGCTTGGAATTATAGTATAAGCGATTATCTTATTTATATGCCGTCAGACAGGTTAGACCTTAATTTTAAATTCAAAATTCCGGGTAAAAAAATGTTTCAAAATACCTATTTCCAAATCAATAATCAGTTTGTTGCAAAGCAATGGCGCTCTCCTTTGGACGTAGATTTTGCGCCTGCGCCAAATGGCTACTCTTTATTAGGGCTTGATTTAGGAACTGAGGTACAAATTAAAAAACAAAAATTATTAATAAATCTAAGTGCTACAAATTTACTAAATGCCCGTTACCGCGAATACCTCGACAGATTCAGGTATTACGCCGATGCAATAGGAGTTTCATATAATGTGCGCATTACAATTCCATTATTACTTTACAAAAAAACTAATTAAAAAACTAAAACATGAAAACAACTATTAAACTATTTAGCATTACAATGACAGTGCTACTTTTGATTGCAGCTTCCTGCAAAAAAGATAAAAAAGATCCCATAAAGGAACCTGAACCAACTCCTGATCCTCAGGAAGTAATTACCACTTTTAAATTAATTTTAACGGACTCTGCATCAAATATATCGTCTGTTTATATGTTTAAAGACCCCGACGGTGATGGCGGGCAGGCTGGTTTCTATGGACCAACAAGTACATCGCAAACAGATTCTGTTATTACATTAGCAGCTAATAAAACATATTACGGGAAAATTGTTTTGTTGGATGAAACAAAAAGCCCAGTGGATTCTATTTCAAATGAAGTGAAATCAGAAGGGGTAGAGCACATGTTTTTTTATAACAATGGAAATAATACCATTCTTAATTCTGTTAATCCATACACGGTTAAATTAAATGGATCTGATATTAAAATTACTTATTTGGATTTGGATGCAGGAACACCTCAAAGAGGAATAGGTTTGCAAACACTTTGGAGAACTACAATGGCAAGTGGTACTACTAAGCATTTGCTTAATATTACTTTAAAACATCAACCTGACTCCAAGGATGGCACCTATGGGCCGGGAGAAAGCGATGTTTCTGTGGACTTTAAAGTGATGTTGAATTAATCTTTAAACGATTATAGTGTTTATTTTATGCCACAACTTGAATTGTAAACCCTTTTAACCTCGGGGTTTTCAAGCACCTGAAAAGTCATAAAGGGTTCCCCAATTAGTTTGCAATAGCGTTCCTGATTTTTATTTTTTGCAATTTCCATAGCTTTTGCAAAAGTACGCGAGTAATATTTTTCCTGAACTCTGCTCGCTAAACTAATATACATAAAAACCAGATTTTCGTTTACGTTGGCTGCCTTTAAGTAAGGTTCAAGTAAGGTAGCTGCATAATTGTAGTCTTTAACTCTACTAAATACCGAGGCCAATTTTAAAGCATTTTGCCAGGTAGCATCCTTTATGTTATAAAACTGTTTAATTCTTGCAATACAGGCGTCCATTTGTACTTCTGAATTAGGAAGCGTATCAAGTGTTTCCATTATTTTGAATTGCCACTCAATATTTAATCCGTTTACGTAATTGCTATCTAATTTACCGTATAAATTATTTATCGTTTGTTGAACTTCTGATTGATGTGCAGCGTTGCCAGCACTGCTATCAAGTTTAAGCTGACAAAAAACTTTGTTGTATTGTAAAATAGGATTCGAAGGTTCAGAAATTAAAAGTTTGTCAAACGTTTTATCGTCTTCATCAGTAACAGAATTATTAGCGAGATAACTGTAGTAAATTTGGTTGTTTAAAAGACCAGTATTTTTTGGACTGTCGATTATTTTTAAGCTGTCATATATGCTTGCAGCGTACTTCCCTTCACCAACACGCCTATTAATAAATTCCATTATTTTATAGGCAAGTTTGCTGTTGTTTGCTTTGGCAGCCCTGTTAAAACTTACGGTAGTAAATTTTTCCTCTTTAAGCCCACTTACATCATAGGTAACGTCCATTATTATTTGCGCAAAACGTTCTTTAGCTAATATTGGTTCTAACTCTTCGAGAAGTTTTTTATCGCCATTAATTCTTTCGATTGCTTTATTTTTTCCAAGGTTTACAATGTCAGCGTATTTACCATCTTCATTTTCCAGCAAAAATAAACCCCAACTATCTTTTGTTTGAATGGTAGGATTAATTTTATTGTTTTGCATTCCTTGTAAAACCGTTACGACACTTTCGGCACGTTTGCGTTGCAGTTTAGAGTTGGCTAGCGAATCACCTTCAATAGAAGCATAAGCGTAAATGTATAAACCATCAATAATAAAATCGGGTTCATTCATAGCTTTAATAAA
This region includes:
- a CDS encoding CAP domain-containing protein, which gives rise to MNRFLISLMIVALSLCASAQSSGGKFRTESLPRVLLNELNRFRISKGLDTLEMSEMLQSAAEISSQAMADNDSEKTDRKTALKFLKYVNATSKGEELVMKGVISKGREDFSTEDVAKVIYNRWENNLKDLPVVTNPKYSLVGIVGTIDEDGEKVYVSAFFGGYDIKNGGVIYKDQLEVPFNNKSKSLKPVEPKACKTCERWRNYDLLQKGLYVSDNKIYLRYPNAKDLRRFLKKEKDGLAVDIVQRSQFIAGDYNIVDNNLLNKGIMSKVLYKEALFKKNLLITKDKKANRKIKGIEVLLGKFDPKITGPYELNLLVIQNGVLCKTVTRGYNENATIESNTPIGLLPIQNSKGLKPAFEPRNESSIVNFIIPFEKNKAEFKQVDIEPFIKAMNEPDFIIDGLYIYAYASIEGDSLANSKLQRKRAESVVTVLQGMQNNKINPTIQTKDSWGLFLLENEDGKYADIVNLGKNKAIERINGDKKLLEELEPILAKERFAQIIMDVTYDVSGLKEEKFTTVSFNRAAKANNSKLAYKIMEFINRRVGEGKYAASIYDSLKIIDSPKNTGLLNNQIYYSYLANNSVTDEDDKTFDKLLISEPSNPILQYNKVFCQLKLDSSAGNAAHQSEVQQTINNLYGKLDSNYVNGLNIEWQFKIMETLDTLPNSEVQMDACIARIKQFYNIKDATWQNALKLASVFSRVKDYNYAATLLEPYLKAANVNENLVFMYISLASRVQEKYYSRTFAKAMEIAKNKNQERYCKLIGEPFMTFQVLENPEVKRVYNSSCGIK